Proteins encoded in a region of the Lysobacterales bacterium genome:
- a CDS encoding tetratricopeptide repeat protein, with protein MTPALVARLQELMSAGRMAQALALLEACPLQDQAADVAYLHAVAAAQCGQRARAQAALAQCLAHAPAHPGAHFQSAAIALQDGDVDAAHRGFDAAARAAPAWAEAHYNLAVVQAMQGDFAAAEHSYRAALQAKPQLVQAANNLANLLSERGALADAQLLMQSALAAAPDFAIGWCTLGRIFFQLRRFTPAIEALRQSLALDAGQSAAWENLGEALQLAGDTAAAAEAFAEALALNPTSPSLAFKLDTLRGGQPSRPPDAFVRRLFDDMAGDFDQWLVERLGYRLPEQLGQYLPAAADLDVLDLGCGTGLAAPALRPLARRLEGADLSPKMLAKASARGLYDALHAASLQVQLAQTPQAWDLLLAADVFIYVGALEEVFALSASALRSGGWLLLSMEVLEGEHAPGFRLQPSGRYAHATTYLRRLALEHGFDVELDVPIELRRERETMLPGRVLRLRRR; from the coding sequence GTGACTCCGGCCCTCGTCGCACGCCTGCAGGAGTTGATGAGCGCAGGTCGGATGGCGCAGGCGCTGGCGCTGCTGGAGGCCTGCCCGCTTCAAGACCAGGCCGCGGATGTCGCCTACCTGCATGCGGTGGCGGCGGCCCAGTGCGGGCAGCGTGCCCGCGCCCAGGCGGCGCTGGCCCAGTGCCTGGCCCATGCGCCCGCGCATCCGGGCGCGCACTTCCAGAGCGCAGCGATCGCGCTGCAGGACGGCGACGTCGACGCTGCGCATCGGGGGTTCGACGCGGCTGCGCGCGCTGCCCCGGCCTGGGCCGAGGCGCACTACAACCTCGCCGTGGTGCAGGCGATGCAGGGCGACTTCGCCGCTGCCGAGCACAGTTATCGTGCGGCCTTGCAGGCCAAGCCGCAGCTTGTGCAAGCGGCCAACAATCTGGCCAACCTGCTGAGTGAGCGCGGCGCGCTGGCCGATGCTCAGCTGCTGATGCAGTCCGCGCTCGCCGCCGCGCCGGACTTCGCGATCGGCTGGTGCACGCTGGGGCGGATTTTCTTCCAGTTGCGCCGGTTCACGCCGGCGATCGAGGCGCTGCGTCAGTCGCTGGCGCTGGATGCCGGCCAGTCAGCGGCCTGGGAGAATCTCGGCGAGGCCCTGCAGCTCGCAGGCGACACCGCCGCCGCTGCCGAGGCCTTCGCCGAGGCGCTGGCCTTGAACCCCACCTCGCCCAGTCTGGCCTTCAAGCTCGACACGCTGCGCGGCGGGCAGCCGTCGCGCCCGCCCGATGCCTTCGTCCGTCGTCTGTTCGATGACATGGCCGGCGACTTCGACCAGTGGCTGGTCGAGCGGCTGGGCTATCGCTTGCCCGAACAGCTCGGGCAGTACCTGCCAGCGGCCGCGGATCTTGATGTTCTCGATCTCGGCTGCGGCACCGGGCTGGCCGCCCCCGCCCTGCGTCCGCTGGCGCGACGTCTGGAGGGCGCGGATCTGTCGCCGAAAATGCTGGCGAAGGCCTCGGCGCGCGGGCTCTACGACGCCTTGCACGCGGCCTCGCTGCAGGTGCAACTGGCACAGACACCGCAGGCCTGGGATCTGCTGCTGGCCGCGGACGTCTTCATCTACGTCGGCGCTCTGGAGGAAGTCTTCGCGCTGTCGGCTTCCGCGCTGCGTTCCGGCGGCTGGCTGCTGCTCTCGATGGAAGTCCTGGAAGGTGAGCACGCTCCTGGCTTCCGCCTGCAGCCCAGCGGTCGCTACGCGCATGCAACGACCTATCTGCGCAGGCTCGCCTTGGAGCATGGCTTCGACGTAGAGCTCGATGTGCCGATCGAGCTGCGCCGCGAGCGCGAGACCATGCTGCCGGGCCGCGTGCTGCGCCTGCGCCGCCGCTGA